In the Brassica napus cultivar Da-Ae chromosome A7, Da-Ae, whole genome shotgun sequence genome, one interval contains:
- the LOC106354622 gene encoding probable acyl-activating enzyme 4 has protein sequence MELLLPHPSNSSPLTVLGYLERAASVYGDSPSLLHATTVRTWSETHSRCLRIASTLSSPSLGINRGQVVSVIGPNVPSVYELQFAVPMSGAILNNINPRLDANALSVLLRHSETKLVFVDHHSSSLVLEAVSFLPKNEKPRLVLLQDDVDMTPLSSDVEFLDTYEGVMERGDETFKWVRPSSEWNPMVLNYTSGTTSSPKGVVLSHRAVFMSTINSLLDWSMPNRPVYLWTLPMFHANGWSYTWATAAVGATNICIRRVDAKTIYESIDKHHVTHMCAAPMVLNMLTNYPARKQLKQPVRVMTAGAPPPETVISSAESLGFDVGHGYGLTETGCLNVSCAWKPEWDGLGESERAKLKSRQGIRTAVFAEVDVRDTLTGKSVKHDGVTVGEIVFRGGSVMLGYYKDPEGTAASMREDGWFYTGDMGVMHPDGYLEVKDRSKDVIICGGENISSKEVETVLYTNPVVKEAAVVAKPDKMWGETPCAFVSLKCLDGSVSEREIREFCKAKLPKYMVPRNVVFQEELPKTSTGKIQKFVLRQMAKSLP, from the coding sequence ATGGAACTTTTACTCCCACACCCTTCAAACTCCTCACCTCTCACAGTTCTCGGCTACTTAGAACGAGCCGCCTCTGTCTACGGCGACTCACCTTCCCTCCTCCACGCAACCACGGTCCGTACATGGTCCGAAACTCACTCTCGATGCCTCCGCATCGCTTCGACTCTATCTTCCCCTTCCCTCGGAATCAACCGTGGCCAAGTCGTATCCGTTATTGGTCCAAACGTCCCTTCCGTTTACGAGCTTCAGTTCGCGGTTCCTATGTCCGGGGCCATCCTCAACAACATCAACCCTCGCTTAGACGCTAACGCACTCTCAGTCCTCCTGCGTCACAGCGAAACCAAGCTCGTTTTCGTCGACCACCACTCGAGTTCTTTAGTTCTTGAAGCTGTCTCGTTCTTGCCCAAGAACGAGAAGCCACGTCTCGTCCTCCTCCAAGATGACGTCGACATGACGCCGCTCTCTTCTGACGTGGAGTTTCTAGACACGTACGAAGGTGTTATGGAGAGAGGAGACGAGACGTTCAAGTGGGTGCGTCCTAGCAGCGAGTGGAACCCTATGGTGCTTAACTACACCTCCGGAACGACGTCGTCTCCCAAAGGTGTAGTCCTTAGCCACCGTGCCGTTTTCATGAGTACTATTAACTCTTTGCTCGACTGGTCCATGCCTAACCGGCCGGTTTACTTATGGACCTTACCGATGTTTCACGCTAACGGTTGGAGCTATACATGGGCCACAGCCGCTGTTGGGGCTACAAACATATGCATTAGAAGAGTTGACGCAAAGACTATCTACGAGTCGATAGACAAGCATCACGTGACACACATGTGCGCTGCGCCGATGGTTCTCAACATGTTAACCAACTATCCAGCTCGGAAGCAGCTTAAACAACCGGTTAGGGTTATGACAGCTGGAGCTCCTCCACCGGAGACGGTTATCTCCAGCGCTGAGAGTCTAGGTTTTGACGTTGGTCACGGTTACGGGCTGACGGAAACTGGTTGTCTGAATGTCTCATGCGCGTGGAAGCCGGAGTGGGATGGTCTTGGAGAAAGTGAGAGAGCAAAACTGAAGTCAAGGCAAGGGATCAGAACGGCTGTGTTTGCGGAAGTTGACGTGAGGGACACGCTAACTGGAAAGAGTGTGAAGCACGATGGAGTAACCGTTGGAGAGATTGTCTTCAGAGGCGGTTCGGTTATGCTGGGCTACTACAAAGACCCGGAAGGTACCGCGGCGAGTATGAGAGAAGACGGGTGGTTCTACACTGGAGACATGGGCGTGATGCACCCGGACGGTTACTTGGAAGTCAAGGATAGATCAAAGGATGTGATCATATGTGGAGGAGAGAACATTAGCAGTAAGGAAGTTGAGACGGTTCTGTACACGAACCCTGTGGTTAAGGAAGCAGCTGTGGTGGCTAAGCCAGACAAGATGTGGGGGGAGACACCGTGCGCGTTTGTGAGCTTGAAGTGTCTTGATGGGTCTGTGTCtgagagagagataagagagTTTTGCAAGGCGAAGCTGCCTAAGTATATGGTTCCGAGGAATGTGGTTTTTCAGGAGGAGCTTCCTAAGACTTCTACTGGAAAGATTCAGAAGTTTGTTCTTAGACAAATGGCTAAGTCTTTGCCTTGA
- the LOC106354621 gene encoding PHD finger protein EHD3 produces the protein MIVDEVISNGDGRESSQPNGTLNMANASSGDDKNSRICKRRKLESSVSTVGLSGSRESVACEMNDQRCSGGTHLTGGLPQLSNPDEPTTEPHKYETVTAGCQNVLSQVLASKEFASLSKLLSENLQGVKIEDLPCRNLIDTRMQEGAYEGSPVLFSTDLQEVWKKLQDVGNGMAALAGSLLELSKTSCTEQLKQFNTVEPKPHSNVETTRNDSGNDVCKLCGEKAAVKDFLACDHCDDMYHVSCAHPGEKEMSSDTWYCLNCTDNGFGSPHENCVVCEKKKTEKLLVKTDNNGCVDDSSAERKEDSNGSEENSTSNMMNHGDEAMETKIDSELCRTCGTKVEKGDGNRFITCDHPFCPHKYYHIRCLTSKQIKLHNVSWYCSSCLCRNCLTDKDDDKIVLCDGCDDAYHIYCMKPPCASVPDGEWFCRTCKVAIQKVRKIRNVVEKKKVGAVQKLKGKMNEIKPGSKGKGGLDSGVGGMDMLLNAADTLKDQEQM, from the exons ATGATTGTGGATGAGGTGATAAGCAATGGTGATGGTAGAGAGAGTAGTCAGCCTAATGGTACATTGAATATGGCTAATGCAAGTTCTGGAGATGACAAGAACTCACGCATATGCAAGCGCAGAAAGCTTGAGAGCTCGGTTTCTACGGTTGGTCTCTCAGGAAGCCGG GAGTCTGTCGCTTGTGAAATGAATGATCAACGGTGCAGCGGAGGAACTCATCTTACTGGTGGACTCCCCCAGCTTTCAAATCCAGATGAACCAACAACCGAACCCCACAAGTATGAGACTGTGACAGCCGGTTGCCAGAATGTTCTGTCTCAAGTTTTAGCTTCAAAGGAGTTTGCGTCCCTCAGTAAGTTGCTTTCCGAGAATCTTCAAGGGGTCAAGATTGAAGACCTTCCCTGCAGGAATCTGATAGACACAAGGATGCAAGAGGGTGCTTATGAAGGTTCACCTGTACTCTTCTCAACGGATCTCCAAGAG GTCTGGAAAAAACTACAGGATGTTGGTAATGGTATGGCTGCTCTTGCTGGTAGTCTCTTAGAGCTTTCAAAGACCTCATGTACCGAACAG TTGAAGCAGTTCAACACTGTGGAACCGAAGCCTCATTCTAATGTAGAGACCACCAGAAACGACAGTGGTAATGACGTTTGCAAGCTATGTGGAGAGAAGGCAGCGGTAAAGGACTTTTTAGCTTGTGATCATTGTGATGATATGTATCATGTCTCATGTGCACATCCTGGTGAGAAAGAGATGTCTTCAGACACTTGGTACTGCCTAAACTGCACAGATAATGGATTCGGATCACCTCACGAGAATTGCGTTGTGTGCGAGAAAAAGAAAACCGAAAAGCTGCTGGTTAAGACAGATAACAACGGATGCGTTGATGATTCGAGTGCAGAACGTAAAGAAGACTCAAACGGATCAGAAGAGAATTCAACATCCAACATGATGAATCATGGTGATGAAGCCATGGAGACAAAGATAGATTCTGAGCTCTGCAGGACATGTGGAACAAAAGTGGAGAAAGGCGATGGTAACAGGTTCATCACATGCGATCACCCGTTCTGCCCACACAAGTACTACCACATCAGGTGTCTGACTTCAAAGCAGATAAAGCTACACAATGTCAGCTGGTACTGCTCCTCGTGCTTATGCAGAAACTGCTTAACCGACAAGGATGATGATAAGATTGTTTTGTGCGACGGGTGCGATGATGCTTACCACATCTACTGCATGAAGCCTCCGTGTGCGTCGGTTCCAGATGGAGAATGGTTTTGCAGGACTTGTAAAGTTGCTATTCAGAAAGTGCGCAAGATTCGAAATGTGgttgagaagaagaaggtggGGGCTGTGCAGAAACTGAAAGGGAAGATGAACGAGATCAAACCGGGAAGTAAAGGCAAAGGAGGGTTGGATAGTGGCGTAGGAGGGATGGATATGCTTCTTAACGCAGCTGACACATTGAAAGATCAAGAACAGATGTGA
- the LOC106354620 gene encoding probable methyltransferase PMT10 translates to MKLSDVGLDAVKTPRLVKVIAFAFISITTIFLFNHFSDSFSYPSLISSPEALQTNATTVSSAVSPSPPPRPHLKISPPPLPPTVVRTGIIDENGAMSDTFEIGGFDPGAVDEIKTGNSSSSSEATGDSKVEFRIEKFSVCDKRKTDHIPCLDNEEEIKRLNSTDRGENYERHCPKERLGCLIPPPDGYKKPIPWPQSRDKIWFNNVPHTRLVEDKGGQNWIRQEKDKFVFPGGGTQFIHGADQYLDQISQMVPGITFGVRTRVALDIGCGVASFGAFLMQRNTTTLSVAPKDVHENQIQFALERGVPAMVAVFATRRLLYPSQAFEMIHCSRCRINWTRDDGILLLEANRMLRAGGYFVWAAQPVYKHEDNLQEQWKEMVDLTNRICWELIKKEGYIAVWRKPLNNSCYLNREAGVKPPLCRPDDDPDDVWYVDMKPCITRLPENGAGANVSTWPARLHDPPERLQSIQMDAYISRKEIMKAESRFWFETVESYVRVFRWNEFKLRNVLDMKAGFGGFAAALNDLGLDCWVMNVVPTSGFNTLPVIYDRGLVGTMHDWCEPFDTYPRTYDLIHAAFLLSNEKKRCNITNIMVEMDRMLRPGGRVYIRDSLSLMDQLQKIATAIGWRAGVHDTGEGPHASVRILICDKGI, encoded by the exons ATGAAACTCTCCGACGTCGGATTAGACGCAGTGAAGACGCCGAGATTGGTCAAAGTCATCGCCTTTGCGTTCATCTCGATCACAACCATCTTCCTCTTCAACCACTTCTCTGATTCCTTCTCTTACCCATCTCTCATCTCCTCCCCGGAAGCTCTACAAACCAACGCAACCACCGTCTCCTCCGCCGTGTCCCCATCTCCTCCGCCGCGTCCTCATCTCAAGATCTCCCCTCCGCCTCTCCCACCGACGGTGGTCCGGACGGGAATCATCGACGAGAACGGCGCCATGTCGGACACCTTCGAGATCGGAGGGTTCGATCCCGGCGCCGTCGATGAGATCAAGACCGGAAACTCCTCCTCTTCGTCGGAAGCAACCGGAGACTCAAAAGTCGAGTTTCGGATTGAGAAGTTTAGTGTGTGTGACAAGAGGAAGACGGATCACATTCCATGTTTAGACAACGAAGAAGAGATCAAGAGGTTGAATAGTACAGACAGAGGAGAGAACTACGAGAGGCATTGTCCTAAGGAGAGACTTGGCTGCCTGATTCCGCCGCCAGATGGGTATAAGAAGCCAATCCCATGGCCACAGAGCAGAGACAAG ATATGGTTCAACAATGTGCCTCATACACGCTTAGTAGAAGACAAAGGAGGTCAAAACTGGATAAGACAAGAGAAAGACAAGTTTGTTTTCCCTGGAGGTGGAACTCAGTTCATCCATGGAGCTGATCAGTACTTAGACCAGATCTCTCAG atggTTCCCGGCATTACATTTGGTGTACGCACTCGTGTTGCATTGGACATTGGCTGCGGCGTGGCGAGCTTTGGTGCGTTTCTGATGCAGCGTAACACCACAACTTTGTCTGTAGCACCGAAAGATGTCCATGAGAATCAGATACAGTTTGCGTTGGAGCGTGGTGTCCCTGCAATGGTGGCTGTCTTTGCTACTCGGAGGTTGTTGTATCCAAGCCAGGCTTTTGAGATGATCCATTGTTCAAGATGCAGAATCAATTGGACCAGAGATG ATGGGATACTTCTTCTTGAAGCTAATAGAATGCTTAGAGCAGGAGGGTACTTTGTTTGGGCTGCACAACCTGTTTACAAACATGAGGATAACTTACAAGAGCAGTGGAAAG AAATGGTGGATCTTACGAACCGAATCTGTTGGGAGCTTATCAAGAAAGAAGGCTATATCGCTGTGTGGAGGAAGCCTCTAAACAATAGCTGCTATCTCAACCGTGAGGCTGGAGTCAAGCCTCCTTTGTGCAGACCTGATGATGATCCTGATGATGTTTG GTATGTGGATATGAAACCGTGCATCACTAGATTACCTGAAAATGGCGCCGGGGCTAATGTCTCCACATGGCCTGCACGTCTTCATGATCCTCCAGAGAGGCTGCAGAGCATTCAAATGGATGCTTATATATCACGGAAGGAGATTATGAAGGCAGAGTCTAGGTTTTGGTTTGAAACAGTAGAGAGTTATGTGAGGGTTTTTCGCTGGAACGAGTTTAAGTTAAGGAATGTTCTTGACATGAAAGCTGGCTTTGGAGG GTTTGCAGCAGCATTAAATGATCTAGGACTTGACTGTTGGGTTATGAACGTTGTTCCCACAAGTGGATTCAACACCTTGCCAGTTATCTACGACCGTGGGCTTGTAGGGACTATGCATGACTG GTGTGAGCCATTTGACACGTACCCAAGAACCTATGACTTAATACATGCTGCATTTCTCTTGTCTAACGAGAAGAAGAG GTGCAACATAACAAACATAATGGTGGAGATGGACAGGATGCTGAGACCTGGAGGAAGGGTTTACATAAGGGACTCACTGTCTTTGATGGACCAACTTCAAAAAATAGCTACAGCCATTGGTTGGAGAGCTGGGGTTCATGATACTGGGGAAGGACCCCACGCAAGCGTTAGGATTCTGATTTGCGATAAAGGGATATGA
- the LOC106354619 gene encoding probable receptor-like serine/threonine-protein kinase At5g57670 — MIEKHSSVVEEESRLAGRTILVGVKLDAPSRELLTWALVKVAEPGDTVIALHILSNEIVENSSLLSLVKTFDSVLDVYEGFCNLKQVDLKLKLCRGDSPRKMIAREAKSFSASKVLVGISKTHHAIRSSASVAKYLAKKLPKDRWVLAVNNGKIVFQREGSVNHPQGEEDVRKNNLLNVLQRSVTLTTTSKVVSHSEEVSKEDESRGQSLKQALVAAARSESCSVCGSINDTTARASDRSEDDDDKCLKAKETVSEKGSTAKLARKQPEAIPGWPLLRRAFTSAAQPVTSHRPLKLPPRSSKQIGYDSITTKKSSPDNSPRKPPKELEGLYERFSSACQVFKYKELVSATSNFSTDNFIGIGGSSRVFRGCLSNGREVAVKILKQTEDILNDFVAEIEIITSLPHKNVISLMGFCFEDNNLLLVYNYLSRGSLEENLHGDKKDPLAFGWSQRFKVAVGVAEALDYLHNTASQPVIHRDVKSSNILLSNDYEPQVSDFGLARWASISTTHIVCSDVAGTFGYLAPEYFMYGKVNDKIDVYAFGVVLLELLSGRKPISSGCPKGQESLVLWAKPILDDGKYSQLLDSSLKDNNNGDQMQRMALAATLCIRRSPQARPKMSIVLKLLKGDEDTLKWAMQQVSSSSDESEMLKDEECQRSDLQSHLKVALLDVEDDSLSMGSFDQGFSVEDYLKGRNSLD, encoded by the exons ATGATAGAGAAACATAGCTCCGTCGTCGAGGAAGAATCACGATTAGCTGGCCGTACGATTCTCGTCGGCGTGAAGCTAGACGCACCGAGCAGAGAGCTACTCACTTGGGCTCTCGTTAAAGTCGCTGAGCCTGGTGATACCGTCATCGCTCTTCACATTCTCAGCAACG aGATTGTTGAAAACTCTTCGCTTCTCTCATTGGTGAAGACTTTCGACTCTGTTCTCGACGTTTACGAAGGCTTCTGCAATCTAAAACAA GTGGATCTGAAGCTGAAGCTGTGTCGTGGCGACTCACCTCGCAAGATGATAGCTAGAGAAGCTAAATCGTTCTCCGCGTCCAAAGTTTTAGTTGGAATCTCTAAAACTCATCACGCGATTCGTTCATCAGCTTCTGTTGCTAAGTACTTGGCCAAGAAGCTGCCAAAGGATCGTTGGGTTCTTGCTGTTAACAACGGTAAGATCGTGTTCCAGAGAGAAGGGTCCGTTAACCATCCTCAAG GTGAGGAAGATGTAAGGAAGAACAACTTGTTGAATGTGCTTCAGAGATCGGTTACATTAACTACCACTTCCAAAGTCGTTAGCCATTCAGAGGAGGTCTCCAAGGAAGATGAATCTCGTGGCCAGAGTTTGAAGCAAGCCTTAGTGGCTGCTGCTCGTTCTGAGAGTTGTTCGGTTTGTGGTTCTATAAATGATACAACTGCTAGAGCTTCGGATAGgagtgaagatgatgatgataagtgTCTCAAAGCAAAGGAGACTGTGTCTGAGAAAGGTTCTACAGCTAAACTGGCTAGGAAACAGCCTGAAGCTATACCAGGTTGGCCTTTGCTTCGCCGAGCTTTTACTTCGGCAGCACAACCAGTTACATCTCATAGGCCTTTGAAGCTTCCTCCGAGGAGCAGTAAGCAGATTGGTTATGACTCTATCACCACCAAGAAGTCTTCTCCTGACAATAGTCCAAGAAAGCCACCTAAGGAGCTAGAGGGACTCTATGAGAGGTTCTCATCAGCTTGTCAGGTCTTCAAATACAAGGAGCTTGTTTCAGCAACCTCAAACTTCTCCACTG ATAATTTCATCGGTATAGGAGGCAGCAGCCGAGTTTTTAGAGGCTGTTTATCCAACGGAAGAGAAGTAGCTGTGAAGATCCTCAAACAAACCGAAGATATCTTGAATGATTTCGTGGCTGAGATCGAGATTATCACATCGTTACCCCATAAGAACGTTATCTCCCTTATGGGCTTTTGCTTTGAAGACAACAACTTGTTACTTGTATATAATTATCTCTCAAGAGGAAGCCTAGAAGAGAATCTTCACG GAGACAAGAAAGATCCTCTTGCGTTTGGTTGGAGCCAGAGGTTTAAAGTAGCTGTGGGAGTAGCAGAGGCATTAGACTATCTGCATAACACTGCTTCACAACCTGTCATTCACAGAGATGTTAAGTCATCAAACATACTCTTATCTAATGATTATGAGCCACAG GTTTCTGATTTTGGGCTGGCGAGGTGGGCGTCTATATCTACAACTCACATTGTCTGCTCAGATGTGGCTGGAACCTTTGG CTACTTGGCTCCTGAGTACTTCATGTATGGGAAGGTGAATGATAAGATAGATGTGTATGCATTTGGTGTTGTTCTGCTTGAGCTGCTTTCTGGAAGGAAACCTATTAGCAGTGGATGTCCAAAGGGACAAGAGAGTCTTGTCTTGTGG GCTAAACCAATTCTAGACGATGGGAAGTATTCTCAGCTACTAGACTCTAGTTTGAAGGATAACAACAATGGTGACCAGATGCAGAGGATGGCGTTAGCTGCTACTCTTTGTATCCGACGTAGTCCTCAAGCTAGACCAAAAATGAGCATA GTCTTAAAGCTACTCAAAGGCGATGAAGACACGCTCAAATGGGCAATGCAACAAGTGAGTAGCTCCTCAGATGAATCAGAGATGCTCAAGGATGAGGAATGTCAAAGATCTGACTTGCAGTCACACCTTAAAGTAGCGCTTCTTGATGTTGAAGATGACTCTCTCTCCATGGGAAGCTTTGACCAAGGCTTCTCTGTTGAGGATTATCTCAAAGGCAGAAACTCCCTTGACTGA